The following nucleotide sequence is from Halobacillus mangrovi.
TCACTTTTCTCCCTGTATAGGTTAATACAGGTTCTTTGTCACAAATCGGGGATCCCCCATGTCCAGGAAGATCAACAAGCAGTAAATTATAACGATCTTGAAACTCTTCCATTTGCTTGTAAAAGATTTTGTGATTTCCGCCAAATCCGTGAAAAAGAACGACCCACTCTTGACTATGATTCGTCCGGTAAACTTTATGACTCAAGGGCCTTTCAACATTGTTTTTCATATGGTTGTGTCCGCACACTCCTCAATTCGCACATTTCCCATTAATGATCGTTTGCAGCATCGGTTTATCCATATGGAGCGGCTCCATATGATTTTTCTTTAATAACTCTCTCGTGTTGCTGTCATCAAACTTCAGTGTCTTCTCGAGGTATCGATGAAACACTCTCATCGGTTCATTGAATTTCAGTTCCTGCTCCGTCAGCTGACTCGCATACGAAATCGGTACAAGCTCGACCTTATGAAAGTCAAGCTCTTCCTTTAAGGTCTCAAAGACAAATTGGTTCGTCGGAGGATTAGAATTGGTAATATGATAAATGGTGCCTTTTTCCGCATGCTCTAAACCAGCGGTTAGCACATCCACCACATAGTCGACAGGAACGAGGTTCTGTGCAGCTTCTGACTCACATAAAAAGCGGACGTTGTGATTACTTTCCTGTTTTTGACGAGACATCCGTTTTTTTAGAATTTCAAAGCTGCGGATCACGCCGTACAGCGCAAAGGTTGATTCCGCTTTACCTGTCTTTGAATCCCCAACAATAATCGATGGACGAAAAATATTGACATTAAAATGGTCTGTATATTCGAAGACCAAATGTTCAGCATGACATTTGCTTTCTTCATAAGAATTCACAAATGTATTATGAACGGAATGTAATTCTTCCTTTCCATACAGCTTGTCCCCTAACGTATAGGCTGTACTCACATGGAAAAAGTTCTTTGCTTCAATCGCCTTGGAGAACTCCAGTATATTTCGCGTCCCGTCGACATTCACTTTAAACGTCAACTCCCGATCATTTTCATCAAAGGATAGAAACGCTGCAATATGATAAACCGTATCAATATGATTCTTTAACTCTTTTATTTTTTCTTCGGAGACTCCCGCTTGATTTTTGGAAATATCTCCGTTTATAATGAACAAATTGCTTTGAAGCTCTTTTGGAACGGAGTCTAGCAGATTACCTGCTTTTCTCTCATTCCTCGCAAGCGCAAACACCTCATGACCTTCACTTAATAACCGAAGCGTCAATTGTTTCCCTACAAAACCAGTGGCACCTGTTAACAGTAGTTTCATGTTGTCCCTCATCCCACCTAGCTTAATCTATTAAAAACTTAATAATTTTTACACACGCTTAAAAGTGTAGCACATAAATATTTTTCTATCTTCGAAATCCCTTACATTGAGTCGAATGAACGAATTTTATCTCAAATATTGTTAGATTTTGGTTGAATAATCCTTAGAAAATATTGCTAAACGAGCACATCGAAAAAAGCAGAAATTAGTCTACTATTGTCGGATATGTAGGCACTGTCGAAGAATGGTAGTATGATGAATTTACCGAACCACTCTAGGAGGGATTAACTATGGCAATGGCACTTTTTCTAGTCGGTTTTGCTGCTATTCTCTCATCCCTGATCTACCTCGGTTACTATTTGATCGCCATGCTGATGGAAAAGAAATATCCGTTCAAAAAGCCATTGTTCTTCCCGTTATTAGTAGGCGGCATCACGTTTTCTATCATCGGTTTTGTCTCCATTGAAGAAAGTTCCGCCGACAAACTTGAAGATGAGATCTTAAAGAACGAAAACCTCTCACAGGAACACTCTCAGCTAAAACAAGAATTCGACGCGCTTACCAAAGACTTTGAAGCGTTGACCAAAAACAAAAACCAACTCCAAAAGAAGTTAGAAGAAAAAGTAGAAGAGTTATCTTCATTGAGTCATGAAGCTGATAAGTATGCTCAAAAAAATAAAGACTTTGAGGATAAAATTGATTCACTCCAAGCAGAACTCAAAGAACTGAACACAAATCTGAAAAACCTTACAACGGAGAACGACTCGCTTAAAGCAACGATCGATGATTTGAGAACCACTACTGCAAGTGCAGATTCTACGTCTACAAGCGATTCATCTCCCTACTATAAAAATTGCACTGCTGCCAAGAGTGCAGGGGCAGCGCCAGTATACGCTGGGGATCCCGGATATGGCCCTCATTTAGATCGAGATGGTGATGGAGTAGGTTGTGAGAATTGATGGATTCTATATTTTTTAGAATAGATCTATAATAATCTGGCTGCTGTACTCTCTTAGCTTAAGGAGGTGAGTCAATCAAACTAGAAGCAAATTCTATGATTTTCTCCTAAACGAATACAATGGTATTATTTTAATGTCCATCTGTGCAACGTACGACCTATATATTTCTAAAATATCTAAGATTTAAGCAGGTATTTTATTCCTTTTGTAGAAATTATTAGAGTAAAGCACCTGCATCCTAAGCTAGGCAAATAAAAGAAGGAAGGTGAATGGTATGTTCAAGAATCGTTTATTCAAGAATGTTCTGTTCAGTTGGATGCCACACAAAGAACAAAGTATTTGTGAGAAAAAGCTTGAGAAAGTCATAAAGCGTCTAAAAATTGAGAATTTCCATTTCAATTGGGATCGCAGCAGCTGCTTTGTAGAATTCAATTATCAAGGGAAGTCTTACCGGTTGGATCACTCTGTGGAGAAAGCCAAAGAGCGAGGAATTATCCTTAGAAACGGGTTGGATTGCATGAATGATTTGACTCAGTCTCTTGAAGACCTGTGCCAAATCATCGATCGAGGCACATATAAATTTGAAACCTGGATTGCCGGCATGCAGCATTCCCCTGCTGTACGGGAAACTCAACCTGAATATCAGGAAGAATTCCATATTAAATATAAGACCACAGGTAAACAAACCCATCATCCTCAACCTGAATATAAGAAAGAGGAAGAGTTCAATCCTTTTGGCCCGCAGCCAGCGTTAAGGGACTATGAGAAGCAAGAAGAAGAGATTCAACCTCAGCGGAGATAAGGTAATCATTGAAATAAATCATGACAGTACATAAAAGCTCGTAGAGAAACAACGTTTCTTCTACGAGCTTTTTGTTATGGGGCTAAGAACTATCTCTCAATCTTTTGATCGAGTAAGAATGCTAACGCCATCTGATTGAACTCCTCACTCTTTTCCATATGACAAAGATGACCGCACTTTTCCAGGATGGTGTAATCCATATAGTGATTACGGGTTAAATCATTCCTAAATTCAGGCAGAATACTTACATCTTCTTCCCCTGATATATACAAACGTGGGATAGGAATGGTCTTGATATCGATGTCGTCGAAAACCTCATCTAAATGCCTGAGTGCATCCATCCATTGATAGAAATTCTTCCTACCCATTTTCTTACCTTCCGTAATGAAGAAGTGCAAATGTTCTTGATGATTGGAGTATGGAAGCAATCGGTGCCCGAAAAAGCGAAACATCATCATATAAGGAATCCAGGATTTCACCTTCCATGCACGGTCTGCCAAGGCAATCAGATAAGGGTGAAATTTAATCACAGCCCCACCTAAGCAAGCTGAGCGAACTTTGGACGCATCGAGCTTCATAATAACGTGGGAAATGATTGTCCCTAAAGAAATACCAACAAAATGTGCCTCTGTAATGCCGTGGTGGTTCATGACTTGCAGCACTTGCTTTGCCGTAAAGACAAATAAATCATCTTCTGTATCATTTTGAATGTTTGTGGATCCTCCATGACCAGGTAGATCAATGAGCAGCAAATTAAAGTGTTTTTGAAATTCATCTTGCTGTTTATAGAACGTGTGGTAGCTGCCGCCTACTGCGTGGAGCATGACGATCCACTCTTGTCGGTCAGAATTATGTATGATCTTGTGATTTAGCAAAGGACCCCTCCTTTAAAAGCTATATTATAAAGGGATTCTACTTACGGTGGATGAAGAAGATTATACTATATTATGAGAACACTTCCCAACAAATGAAATTATTATTAGTGACTAAAGACCTACATGATTTCGAAATAAAAAACCTTTGCGTTTGCAAAGGTTTCTGGGTAGTGGAGCATAGCGGGCTCGAACCGCTGACCTCTACACTGCCAGTGTAGCGCTCTCCCAGCTGAGCTAATGCCCCGTATGGTATAAAGTTTGTATCTAAATCTATCAACCGACAAGACTTATTATATACGATTCCCCTCCCCTTTTTCAAGAAAATTTTGCAAAAATTAATAAAATCCACCCTAATCATAAAAAAGAACTGAGGGAGAATCCCTCAGTTCCAAATAGACGACTTAGTCT
It contains:
- a CDS encoding SDR family oxidoreductase — encoded protein: MKLLLTGATGFVGKQLTLRLLSEGHEVFALARNERKAGNLLDSVPKELQSNLFIINGDISKNQAGVSEEKIKELKNHIDTVYHIAAFLSFDENDRELTFKVNVDGTRNILEFSKAIEAKNFFHVSTAYTLGDKLYGKEELHSVHNTFVNSYEESKCHAEHLVFEYTDHFNVNIFRPSIIVGDSKTGKAESTFALYGVIRSFEILKKRMSRQKQESNHNVRFLCESEAAQNLVPVDYVVDVLTAGLEHAEKGTIYHITNSNPPTNQFVFETLKEELDFHKVELVPISYASQLTEQELKFNEPMRVFHRYLEKTLKFDDSNTRELLKKNHMEPLHMDKPMLQTIINGKCAN
- a CDS encoding excalibur calcium-binding domain-containing protein, whose protein sequence is MAMALFLVGFAAILSSLIYLGYYLIAMLMEKKYPFKKPLFFPLLVGGITFSIIGFVSIEESSADKLEDEILKNENLSQEHSQLKQEFDALTKDFEALTKNKNQLQKKLEEKVEELSSLSHEADKYAQKNKDFEDKIDSLQAELKELNTNLKNLTTENDSLKATIDDLRTTTASADSTSTSDSSPYYKNCTAAKSAGAAPVYAGDPGYGPHLDRDGDGVGCEN
- a CDS encoding alpha/beta fold hydrolase — translated: MLNHKIIHNSDRQEWIVMLHAVGGSYHTFYKQQDEFQKHFNLLLIDLPGHGGSTNIQNDTEDDLFVFTAKQVLQVMNHHGITEAHFVGISLGTIISHVIMKLDASKVRSACLGGAVIKFHPYLIALADRAWKVKSWIPYMMMFRFFGHRLLPYSNHQEHLHFFITEGKKMGRKNFYQWMDALRHLDEVFDDIDIKTIPIPRLYISGEEDVSILPEFRNDLTRNHYMDYTILEKCGHLCHMEKSEEFNQMALAFLLDQKIER